A single genomic interval of Pseudochaenichthys georgianus chromosome 3, fPseGeo1.2, whole genome shotgun sequence harbors:
- the spg7 gene encoding mitochondrial inner membrane m-AAA protease component paraplegin isoform X2 produces the protein MVGLSKELIRNNLLRNPVGLVNILGSINFFSTPQSKQEKNKGSGPKEKTPVEDEEEKKRRDQERQMYRDRLRTLFIIAVVMSLLNSINTSGGNISWNDFVHEMLAKGEVSRVQVSPESDIVEIYLHPGAVIFGKQRLALMYRMQVANIDKFEEKLRAAEEELNIDAKDRIQVSYKRSGFFRNAVYALGMAAIGVAILWYIFRLAGIGGREGGFSAFNQLKMAKFTIVDGKSGKGVSFKDVAGMHEAKMEVKEFVDYLKNPERYLVLGAKVPKGVLLLGPPGCGKTLLAKAVATEAQVPFLAMAGSEFVEVIGGLGAARVRSLFKEARGRAPCIVYIDEIDAVGKKRSTNTSGFSNTEEEQTLNQLLVEMDGMGTTDHVIVLASTNRADVLDNALMRPGRLDRHIFIDLPTLQERREVFEQHLKILKLTQPPDTYSLRLAELTPGFSGADIANICNEAALHAAREGHKSIDTFNFEYAVERVLAGSVKKNKILSKEEQRIVAFHESGHVLVGWLLEHTEAVMKVSIAPRTNAALGFAQILPRDQYLFTKEQLFERMCMALGGRAAEAISFNKVTTGAQDDLRKVTRVAYAMVKQYGMCDSVGQVSFPETEQQNGVGRRPFSQGLQQQMDHEAKILIARAYRHTEKILLDNRDKLTLLANALIDREVVNYEDIEALLGPHPHGPKKLIAPQNWLEAERDKQDTGEDQPAPPPRKDRDEDANPQMV, from the exons ATGGTGGGACTTAGCAAAGAGTTAATCAGAAACAACCTGCTGAGGAACCCTGTTGGTTTGGTAAATATATTAG GGTCTATAAACTTCTTTAGTACACCTCAATCTAAACAAGAGAAAAATAAAGGCAGTGGACCAAAGGAAAAAACTCCAGTGGAAGATGAAG AGGAGAAAAAGCGCAGAGACCAGGAACGCCAGATGTACAGGGACCGGCTGCGGACCCTCTTCATCATTGCGGTCGTCATGAGCTTGCTGAACTCCATCAATACCAGCGGTGGTAACATCTCTTGGAACGACTTTGTCCATGAGATGTTGGCCAAAGGAGAGGTGTCCCGTGTGCAGGTCTCTCCTGAGAGTGACATTGTAGAAATCTACCTTCATCCCGGAGCAGTTATTTTTGGAAAGCAGAGGCTGGCACTCATGTACAGAATGCAGGTTGCCAACATTGACAAATTTGAGGAGAAGCTGAGAGCTGCTGAAGAAGAGCTGAATATTGACGCTAAGGATAGGATACAGGTGTCCTACAAACGCAGCGGATTCTTCCGCAA tgcagtctatgcTCTAGGGATGGCTGCTATTGGTGTAGCTATTCTCTGGTATATCTTCAGACTAGCTGGCATTGGGGGCAGAGAAGGTGGCTTCAGTGCTTTT AATCAACTGAAGATGGCCAAGTTCACCATTGTGGACGGCAAGTCAGGTAAAGGTGTGAGCTTCAAGGATGTGGCGGGCATGCACGAGGCTAAGATGGAAGTAAAGGAATTTGTCGACTACCTCAAG AATCCAGAACGATACCTTGTACTGGGAGCCAAGGTTCCAAAGGGTGTCTTGCTGCTGGGGCCCCCAGGTTGTGGAAAGACCCTCCTGGCCAAGGCTGTAGCCACCGAGGCCCAGGTCCCCTTTCTGGCTATGGCAGGCTCTGAGTTTGTGGAGGTCATTGGAG GCCTGGGTGCTGCTAGGGTGAGGAGTCTGTTCAAGGAGGCTCGAGGCCGAGCGCCATGCATCGTCTACATCGATGAGATCGATGCTGTGGGAAAGAAGCGCTCCACCAACACGTCGGGTTTCTCCAATACTGAAGAGGAGCAGACTCTCAACCAGCTGCTGGTAGAGATGGATG gaaTGGGAACAACAGACCACGTCATTGTCCTTGCTTCCACCAACAGAGCAGATGTCTTGGACAATGCTCTCATGAGACCCGGCAGACTGgacaggcacatctttatagaTCTGCCCACACTGCAG gagaggagggaggtctTTGAGCAACATCTTAAGATCTTGAAGCTGACCCAGCCCCCGGATACGTACTCTCTGCGTCTAGCTGAGCTCACCCCAGGCTTCAGTG GCGCAGACATTGCTAACATCTGTAACGAAGCCGCCCTGCATGCTGCCAGGGAAGGGCACAAGTCCATCGATACCTTTAACTTTGAGTATGCAGTGGAGAGAGTATTAGCAG ggagTGTAAAGAAGAATAAGATCCTGTCTAAAGAGGAGCAGAGGATTGTTGCCTTCCATGAGTCTGGACATGTTTTAGTGGGATGGCTTCTTGAGCACACAGAGGCAGTCATGAAG gtgtCCATTGCTCCGCGTACTAATGCCGCCCTGGGATTCGCCCAGATCTTACCTCGTGACCAGTACCTGTTCACAAAGGAGCAGCTGTTTGAGCGGATGTGTATGGctctgggaggacgagctgctGAGGCCATCAGCTTTAACAAAGTTACAACGG GAGCTCAGGATGACTTGCGTAAGGTGACCCGTGTGGCCTACGCTATGGTGAAGCAGTACGGCATGTGCGACAGCGTTGGCCAGGTCTCATTCCCCGAGACAGAGCAGCAAAACGGCGTCGGACGCAGACCCTTCAGCCAGGGCCTGCAGCAGCAGATGGATCAT GAGGCTAAGATCTTGATAGCGCGTGCTTACAGGCACACCGAGAAGATCCTACTGGACAACAGAGACAAGCTGACACTG TTGGCCAACGCGCTGATAGATCGAGAGGTGGTAAACTACGAGGACATTGAGGCATTGCTGGGGCCACACCCCCATGGGCCCAAGAAGCTGATCGCCCCACAGAACTGGTTGGAGGCTGAGAGggacaaacaagacacaggagAGGACCAACCTGCCCCACCTCCCCGTAAAGACAGAGACGAGGACGCGAATCCACAGATGGTCTGA
- the cdh15 gene encoding cadherin-15 isoform X2: MARRMLMVCVLGALLCQVWSSAEAHHKEQETLYPWRNKGTGMFRVKRDWIIPPIRVLENSKQVPEDLVQIKSDKIFTGEVIYKLEGAGVDQDPKNLFEIDDITGVIRSKRPLDRETYNSFTLKAFALSPSGERLENPSTIEIVVLDQNDNRPAFTQKEFSGTVPEFSVPGTLVMSVTATDKDDPMTENAYLSYSIIGQESFPANDLDKTMFGINNETGAIYTRDVGLDLELVKSFRLKLQVADMGGMGLTNESVAIIHVTDINNHAPQFSPATYSMLAVENRKDNEIGRVNVTDRDDRGTANWEAKYFISNDPEGNFAITTDPATNEGVLTVVKPLDYEAQHEHVLLLKVENVNPLSIKAPSVPVSGASVFVTVVNENEAPRFREDPIQLVVPESVVPGTLLTSHIASDPDNSDLRYEISRDPEKWLDIDRDTGEIYAKRTFNMRSPNVKNNIYNVIVKVTDAGGVSTTATVAIILKETNDFPPQLFPLSGSVCRDTGRGSSGLVVTAVDEDFPPQAAPFSFEMPDDDLSINWTVVQVNDTHAVLQPLVDLEAGEYVVTVFVSDSGSPVLSAYSQVNVTVCRCDSFGDCKSEAGAFVGSSVGINFIALIIIMASIALLLLLLLLTVAVTSCGRRHHIKKGTGLLVGESEDDIRDNVFNYDEQGGGEEDENAFSIDMLWNPLEAPSTPGSYYPGSAVPRGKQPLRKDAPHNLPSPIYPRRPPADPTDIEDYINDGLEAADNDPNVPPYDTALIYDYEGEGSLTGSLSSIASGSSDGDQDYDYLNDWGPRFKKLANMYDPR; encoded by the exons ATGGCTCGACGGATGTTGATGGTGTGTGTGCTGGGTGCTCTGCTTTGTCAG GTGTGGAGCTCTGCAGAGGCTCATCACAAAGAGCAAGAGACCCTTTACCCATGGAGAAATAAAGGCACAGGCATGTTCAGGGTGAAGAGGGACTGGATCATCCCTCCAATCAGAGTGCTGGAGAATAGCAAGCAGGTTCCTGAAGACCTCGTCCAG ATCAAATCGGACAAAATCTTTACAGGGGAGGTGATTTACAAGCTAGAGGGAGCGGGGGTGGACCAGGATCCCAAAAATCTGTTTGAAATTGATGATATAACAGGAGTCATCAGGAGCAAGCGGCCGCTGGACCGAGAGACTTACAACAGCTTCACG cTGAAAGCCTTTGCACTGTCTCCCAGTGGAGAGAGACTAGAGAATCCGTCCACCATAGAGATCGTGGTGCTGGATCAGAACGACAACAGACCCGCCTTCACACAGAAAGAATTCAGCGGCACTGTCCCTGAATTCTCCGTCCCAG GCACCTTGGTGATGTCAGTGACCGCCACTGATAAAGATGACCCTATGACAGAAAACGCTTACCTGAGCTACTCTATCATTGGCCAGGAGAGCTTTCCTGCCAACGATTTAGACAAGACGATGTTTGGTATCAACAACGAGACAGGAGCCATTTACACAAGAGATGTAGGCCTGGATCTGGAG TTGGTAAAAAGTTTCAGGTTGAAACTGCAGGTTGCTGATATGGGAGGCATGGGATTAACGAATGAAAGTGTGGCGATCATACATGTCACTGATATCAACAACCACGCCCCACAGTTCAGCCCTGCCACT TACAGCATGCTAGCAGTGGAGAACAGGAAGGACAATGAGATCGGCCGGGTGAACGTGACAGATAGAGATGATCGTGGAACAGCAAACTGGGAGGCCAAGTACTTTATTTCCAACGACCCTGAAGGCAACTTTGCCATCACTACGGATCCTGCAACCAACGAAGGAGTTCTGACCGTGGTGAAG CCTCTGGATTATGAAGCACAGCATGAGCACGTCTTATTGCTGAAGGTGGAAAATGTCAATCCTCTGAGCATCAAGGCTCCCAGCGTCCCAGTGAGCGGCGCTTCAGTGTTTGTAACGGTGGTGAACGAGAATGAAGCTCCACGTTTCAGGGAGGACCCCATACAGCTGGTTGTCCCTGAGTCTGTGGTCCCTGGGACTTTACTGACCAGCCACATCGCCTCGGACCCTGATAATTCTGACCTGAG GTATGAGATTAGTCGAGATCCTGAGAAGTGGCTGGACATCGACAGAGATACAGGCGAAATCTATGCCAAGAGAACGTTCAACATGCGATctccaaatgttaaaaacaataTCTACAATGTCATTGTCAAAGTTACAG ATGCTGGTGGTGTGTCAACCACTGCCACCGTGGCCATCATACTGAAGGAGACCAACGACTTCCCCCCCCAGCTCTTCCCTCTGAGTGGCTCTGTGTGCAGGGACACGGGCCGCGGCAGTTCTGGTCTGGTTGTGACGGCTGTGGATGAAGACTTTCCTCCGCAAGCTGCACCCTTCAGCTTTGAGATGCCCGACGATGATCTGTCAATCAACTGGACTGTTGTTCAAGTCAACG ATACCCATGCGGTGCTTCAGCCCCTCGTGGACCTGGAGGCAGGAGAGTACGTGGTCACAGTGTTTGTGTCGGACTCTGGCAGCCCAGTGCTGAGCGCGTATTCTCAGGTCAATGTGACCGTGTGTCGCTGTGACTCCTTTGGAGATTGTAAATCGGAGGCGGGGGCTTTCGTTGGATCCAGTGTGGGAATAAACTTCATCGCTCTGATCATCATCATGGCCAGTATTGCACTCCTCCTGT tgctgctgctgctgactgTGGCGGTGACTTCCTGTGGGAGACGTCACCATATCAAGAAAGGGACAGGTCTGCTTGTCGGGGAATCAGAAGACGACATCCGTGACAATGTCTTCAACTATGATGAGCAAGGAGGGGGGGAGGAAGACGAG AATGCCTTTAGCATCGACATGCTGTGGAATCCACTTGAGGCCCCTTCGACCCCGGGGTCCTACTACCCAGGGTCCGCTGTTCCTCGAGGAAAGCAGCCCCTCAGGAAGGACGCTCCACATAACCTGCCCTCACCTATCTACCCACGGAGGCCGCCAGCAGACCCCACTGACATCGAGGACTACATCAATGAT ggcctggaggctgccgacaaCGATCCGAACGTGCCTCCCTACGACACGGCCCTGATCTATGACTACGAGGGAGAGGGCTCCCTGACAGGCAGCCTCAGCTCCATCGCTTCAGGCAGCTCTGACGGAGACCAGGACTACGACTACCTCAACGACTGGGGACCACGCTTTAAGAAACTGGCCAACATGTATGACCCACGTTAA
- the cdh15 gene encoding cadherin-15 isoform X1 has product MKDSAGEKKFLPPLSEHWLHNKQVWSSAEAHHKEQETLYPWRNKGTGMFRVKRDWIIPPIRVLENSKQVPEDLVQIKSDKIFTGEVIYKLEGAGVDQDPKNLFEIDDITGVIRSKRPLDRETYNSFTLKAFALSPSGERLENPSTIEIVVLDQNDNRPAFTQKEFSGTVPEFSVPGTLVMSVTATDKDDPMTENAYLSYSIIGQESFPANDLDKTMFGINNETGAIYTRDVGLDLELVKSFRLKLQVADMGGMGLTNESVAIIHVTDINNHAPQFSPATYSMLAVENRKDNEIGRVNVTDRDDRGTANWEAKYFISNDPEGNFAITTDPATNEGVLTVVKPLDYEAQHEHVLLLKVENVNPLSIKAPSVPVSGASVFVTVVNENEAPRFREDPIQLVVPESVVPGTLLTSHIASDPDNSDLRYEISRDPEKWLDIDRDTGEIYAKRTFNMRSPNVKNNIYNVIVKVTDAGGVSTTATVAIILKETNDFPPQLFPLSGSVCRDTGRGSSGLVVTAVDEDFPPQAAPFSFEMPDDDLSINWTVVQVNDTHAVLQPLVDLEAGEYVVTVFVSDSGSPVLSAYSQVNVTVCRCDSFGDCKSEAGAFVGSSVGINFIALIIIMASIALLLLLLLLTVAVTSCGRRHHIKKGTGLLVGESEDDIRDNVFNYDEQGGGEEDENAFSIDMLWNPLEAPSTPGSYYPGSAVPRGKQPLRKDAPHNLPSPIYPRRPPADPTDIEDYINDGLEAADNDPNVPPYDTALIYDYEGEGSLTGSLSSIASGSSDGDQDYDYLNDWGPRFKKLANMYDPR; this is encoded by the exons GTGTGGAGCTCTGCAGAGGCTCATCACAAAGAGCAAGAGACCCTTTACCCATGGAGAAATAAAGGCACAGGCATGTTCAGGGTGAAGAGGGACTGGATCATCCCTCCAATCAGAGTGCTGGAGAATAGCAAGCAGGTTCCTGAAGACCTCGTCCAG ATCAAATCGGACAAAATCTTTACAGGGGAGGTGATTTACAAGCTAGAGGGAGCGGGGGTGGACCAGGATCCCAAAAATCTGTTTGAAATTGATGATATAACAGGAGTCATCAGGAGCAAGCGGCCGCTGGACCGAGAGACTTACAACAGCTTCACG cTGAAAGCCTTTGCACTGTCTCCCAGTGGAGAGAGACTAGAGAATCCGTCCACCATAGAGATCGTGGTGCTGGATCAGAACGACAACAGACCCGCCTTCACACAGAAAGAATTCAGCGGCACTGTCCCTGAATTCTCCGTCCCAG GCACCTTGGTGATGTCAGTGACCGCCACTGATAAAGATGACCCTATGACAGAAAACGCTTACCTGAGCTACTCTATCATTGGCCAGGAGAGCTTTCCTGCCAACGATTTAGACAAGACGATGTTTGGTATCAACAACGAGACAGGAGCCATTTACACAAGAGATGTAGGCCTGGATCTGGAG TTGGTAAAAAGTTTCAGGTTGAAACTGCAGGTTGCTGATATGGGAGGCATGGGATTAACGAATGAAAGTGTGGCGATCATACATGTCACTGATATCAACAACCACGCCCCACAGTTCAGCCCTGCCACT TACAGCATGCTAGCAGTGGAGAACAGGAAGGACAATGAGATCGGCCGGGTGAACGTGACAGATAGAGATGATCGTGGAACAGCAAACTGGGAGGCCAAGTACTTTATTTCCAACGACCCTGAAGGCAACTTTGCCATCACTACGGATCCTGCAACCAACGAAGGAGTTCTGACCGTGGTGAAG CCTCTGGATTATGAAGCACAGCATGAGCACGTCTTATTGCTGAAGGTGGAAAATGTCAATCCTCTGAGCATCAAGGCTCCCAGCGTCCCAGTGAGCGGCGCTTCAGTGTTTGTAACGGTGGTGAACGAGAATGAAGCTCCACGTTTCAGGGAGGACCCCATACAGCTGGTTGTCCCTGAGTCTGTGGTCCCTGGGACTTTACTGACCAGCCACATCGCCTCGGACCCTGATAATTCTGACCTGAG GTATGAGATTAGTCGAGATCCTGAGAAGTGGCTGGACATCGACAGAGATACAGGCGAAATCTATGCCAAGAGAACGTTCAACATGCGATctccaaatgttaaaaacaataTCTACAATGTCATTGTCAAAGTTACAG ATGCTGGTGGTGTGTCAACCACTGCCACCGTGGCCATCATACTGAAGGAGACCAACGACTTCCCCCCCCAGCTCTTCCCTCTGAGTGGCTCTGTGTGCAGGGACACGGGCCGCGGCAGTTCTGGTCTGGTTGTGACGGCTGTGGATGAAGACTTTCCTCCGCAAGCTGCACCCTTCAGCTTTGAGATGCCCGACGATGATCTGTCAATCAACTGGACTGTTGTTCAAGTCAACG ATACCCATGCGGTGCTTCAGCCCCTCGTGGACCTGGAGGCAGGAGAGTACGTGGTCACAGTGTTTGTGTCGGACTCTGGCAGCCCAGTGCTGAGCGCGTATTCTCAGGTCAATGTGACCGTGTGTCGCTGTGACTCCTTTGGAGATTGTAAATCGGAGGCGGGGGCTTTCGTTGGATCCAGTGTGGGAATAAACTTCATCGCTCTGATCATCATCATGGCCAGTATTGCACTCCTCCTGT tgctgctgctgctgactgTGGCGGTGACTTCCTGTGGGAGACGTCACCATATCAAGAAAGGGACAGGTCTGCTTGTCGGGGAATCAGAAGACGACATCCGTGACAATGTCTTCAACTATGATGAGCAAGGAGGGGGGGAGGAAGACGAG AATGCCTTTAGCATCGACATGCTGTGGAATCCACTTGAGGCCCCTTCGACCCCGGGGTCCTACTACCCAGGGTCCGCTGTTCCTCGAGGAAAGCAGCCCCTCAGGAAGGACGCTCCACATAACCTGCCCTCACCTATCTACCCACGGAGGCCGCCAGCAGACCCCACTGACATCGAGGACTACATCAATGAT ggcctggaggctgccgacaaCGATCCGAACGTGCCTCCCTACGACACGGCCCTGATCTATGACTACGAGGGAGAGGGCTCCCTGACAGGCAGCCTCAGCTCCATCGCTTCAGGCAGCTCTGACGGAGACCAGGACTACGACTACCTCAACGACTGGGGACCACGCTTTAAGAAACTGGCCAACATGTATGACCCACGTTAA
- the spg7 gene encoding mitochondrial inner membrane m-AAA protease component paraplegin isoform X1 yields the protein MSALLLQHRSGFCRQYSTGLLWTLSRRNSHLLSHKPSSSNSVQNVLLRCANVRKVLLSKSNRTLTSEPQKLIQSLLHRPLGPGMVGLSKELIRNNLLRNPVGLVNILGSINFFSTPQSKQEKNKGSGPKEKTPVEDEEEKKRRDQERQMYRDRLRTLFIIAVVMSLLNSINTSGGNISWNDFVHEMLAKGEVSRVQVSPESDIVEIYLHPGAVIFGKQRLALMYRMQVANIDKFEEKLRAAEEELNIDAKDRIQVSYKRSGFFRNAVYALGMAAIGVAILWYIFRLAGIGGREGGFSAFNQLKMAKFTIVDGKSGKGVSFKDVAGMHEAKMEVKEFVDYLKNPERYLVLGAKVPKGVLLLGPPGCGKTLLAKAVATEAQVPFLAMAGSEFVEVIGGLGAARVRSLFKEARGRAPCIVYIDEIDAVGKKRSTNTSGFSNTEEEQTLNQLLVEMDGMGTTDHVIVLASTNRADVLDNALMRPGRLDRHIFIDLPTLQERREVFEQHLKILKLTQPPDTYSLRLAELTPGFSGADIANICNEAALHAAREGHKSIDTFNFEYAVERVLAGSVKKNKILSKEEQRIVAFHESGHVLVGWLLEHTEAVMKVSIAPRTNAALGFAQILPRDQYLFTKEQLFERMCMALGGRAAEAISFNKVTTGAQDDLRKVTRVAYAMVKQYGMCDSVGQVSFPETEQQNGVGRRPFSQGLQQQMDHEAKILIARAYRHTEKILLDNRDKLTLLANALIDREVVNYEDIEALLGPHPHGPKKLIAPQNWLEAERDKQDTGEDQPAPPPRKDRDEDANPQMV from the exons AGCCTCCTCCACAGACCCTTGGGTCCTGGCATGGTGGGACTTAGCAAAGAGTTAATCAGAAACAACCTGCTGAGGAACCCTGTTGGTTTGGTAAATATATTAG GGTCTATAAACTTCTTTAGTACACCTCAATCTAAACAAGAGAAAAATAAAGGCAGTGGACCAAAGGAAAAAACTCCAGTGGAAGATGAAG AGGAGAAAAAGCGCAGAGACCAGGAACGCCAGATGTACAGGGACCGGCTGCGGACCCTCTTCATCATTGCGGTCGTCATGAGCTTGCTGAACTCCATCAATACCAGCGGTGGTAACATCTCTTGGAACGACTTTGTCCATGAGATGTTGGCCAAAGGAGAGGTGTCCCGTGTGCAGGTCTCTCCTGAGAGTGACATTGTAGAAATCTACCTTCATCCCGGAGCAGTTATTTTTGGAAAGCAGAGGCTGGCACTCATGTACAGAATGCAGGTTGCCAACATTGACAAATTTGAGGAGAAGCTGAGAGCTGCTGAAGAAGAGCTGAATATTGACGCTAAGGATAGGATACAGGTGTCCTACAAACGCAGCGGATTCTTCCGCAA tgcagtctatgcTCTAGGGATGGCTGCTATTGGTGTAGCTATTCTCTGGTATATCTTCAGACTAGCTGGCATTGGGGGCAGAGAAGGTGGCTTCAGTGCTTTT AATCAACTGAAGATGGCCAAGTTCACCATTGTGGACGGCAAGTCAGGTAAAGGTGTGAGCTTCAAGGATGTGGCGGGCATGCACGAGGCTAAGATGGAAGTAAAGGAATTTGTCGACTACCTCAAG AATCCAGAACGATACCTTGTACTGGGAGCCAAGGTTCCAAAGGGTGTCTTGCTGCTGGGGCCCCCAGGTTGTGGAAAGACCCTCCTGGCCAAGGCTGTAGCCACCGAGGCCCAGGTCCCCTTTCTGGCTATGGCAGGCTCTGAGTTTGTGGAGGTCATTGGAG GCCTGGGTGCTGCTAGGGTGAGGAGTCTGTTCAAGGAGGCTCGAGGCCGAGCGCCATGCATCGTCTACATCGATGAGATCGATGCTGTGGGAAAGAAGCGCTCCACCAACACGTCGGGTTTCTCCAATACTGAAGAGGAGCAGACTCTCAACCAGCTGCTGGTAGAGATGGATG gaaTGGGAACAACAGACCACGTCATTGTCCTTGCTTCCACCAACAGAGCAGATGTCTTGGACAATGCTCTCATGAGACCCGGCAGACTGgacaggcacatctttatagaTCTGCCCACACTGCAG gagaggagggaggtctTTGAGCAACATCTTAAGATCTTGAAGCTGACCCAGCCCCCGGATACGTACTCTCTGCGTCTAGCTGAGCTCACCCCAGGCTTCAGTG GCGCAGACATTGCTAACATCTGTAACGAAGCCGCCCTGCATGCTGCCAGGGAAGGGCACAAGTCCATCGATACCTTTAACTTTGAGTATGCAGTGGAGAGAGTATTAGCAG ggagTGTAAAGAAGAATAAGATCCTGTCTAAAGAGGAGCAGAGGATTGTTGCCTTCCATGAGTCTGGACATGTTTTAGTGGGATGGCTTCTTGAGCACACAGAGGCAGTCATGAAG gtgtCCATTGCTCCGCGTACTAATGCCGCCCTGGGATTCGCCCAGATCTTACCTCGTGACCAGTACCTGTTCACAAAGGAGCAGCTGTTTGAGCGGATGTGTATGGctctgggaggacgagctgctGAGGCCATCAGCTTTAACAAAGTTACAACGG GAGCTCAGGATGACTTGCGTAAGGTGACCCGTGTGGCCTACGCTATGGTGAAGCAGTACGGCATGTGCGACAGCGTTGGCCAGGTCTCATTCCCCGAGACAGAGCAGCAAAACGGCGTCGGACGCAGACCCTTCAGCCAGGGCCTGCAGCAGCAGATGGATCAT GAGGCTAAGATCTTGATAGCGCGTGCTTACAGGCACACCGAGAAGATCCTACTGGACAACAGAGACAAGCTGACACTG TTGGCCAACGCGCTGATAGATCGAGAGGTGGTAAACTACGAGGACATTGAGGCATTGCTGGGGCCACACCCCCATGGGCCCAAGAAGCTGATCGCCCCACAGAACTGGTTGGAGGCTGAGAGggacaaacaagacacaggagAGGACCAACCTGCCCCACCTCCCCGTAAAGACAGAGACGAGGACGCGAATCCACAGATGGTCTGA